One window of Candidatus Methylocalor cossyra genomic DNA carries:
- a CDS encoding cation-translocating P-type ATPase, producing MPIKKSGEPPAPVSGAAWHGMPAEEVLQHLKGDRRRGLSEAEARERLDQWGPNRLPPPRKRSTLWRLLSQFNNLLIYVLLSSAFVTLLLGDYVDTTVIVAVVVLNACLGSIQEGKAEKAIEAVRDLLSPSACVLREGHRKTIPAEQLVPGDLVLLQSGDKVPADLRLIEVRSLSIDEAVLTGESVPVEKIVAPVASDAPVGDRLCMAHSGTLVTYGQGIGVVTATGTATEIGRISTLLAQVGARATPLLVKIEQFARWLTAIILGAAAATFAFGWLTRGLDLKETFMAAVSLAVAAIPEGLPAIVTITLAVGVQRMAKRNAILRKLPAVETLGSVTVICSDKTGTLTRNEMTVHTVVTADDEIRVGGAGYRPQGGFSRNGIAALVTADLPHLLELARAGLLCNDATLHEENGGWRLDGDPTEGALVTLAYKAGLNPAFEQEALPRIDAIPFESQHRFMATLHRDLSGHGLIFLKGAPEVVLERCHRQRRQGQDEPIDPALWHRRTTEIAARGQRLLALAVKPLAKPAEALTFEDTEGGFTLLGVVGMLDPARPEAVEAVARCLSAGIRVKMITGDHAVTACAVGAELGIGDGTRALTGTEIEGLDAPALRRAVGEVDVFARASPEHKLRLVKALREAGHVVSMTGDGVNDAPALKAAHIGVAMGQRGTEVAKEAADMVLADDNFATIAAAVEEGRTVYDNLRKTLLFIMPTNGGEGGVIIAAILLRHGPSGHPLADPLG from the coding sequence ATGCCCATCAAGAAATCCGGTGAGCCACCTGCTCCAGTTAGCGGTGCCGCCTGGCATGGTATGCCAGCGGAAGAGGTCCTCCAGCACCTGAAGGGCGACCGGCGCCGCGGGCTTTCCGAAGCCGAAGCCCGCGAACGACTCGACCAATGGGGCCCAAACCGCCTTCCGCCGCCTCGAAAGCGCAGTACCTTGTGGCGTTTGCTGTCGCAGTTCAACAACCTGCTGATTTATGTCTTACTCTCGTCGGCATTCGTCACCCTGCTGCTCGGGGATTATGTAGACACGACGGTGATCGTGGCGGTGGTGGTGCTGAACGCTTGCCTCGGCTCTATTCAGGAAGGCAAAGCCGAAAAGGCGATCGAGGCGGTGCGCGATTTGTTGTCGCCCTCGGCTTGCGTACTGCGGGAAGGACACAGAAAGACGATTCCGGCCGAGCAGTTGGTGCCAGGGGATCTGGTGCTGCTGCAATCCGGCGACAAGGTACCGGCGGACTTGCGCCTGATCGAGGTCCGGAGCCTTAGCATCGACGAAGCCGTGCTCACCGGCGAATCCGTGCCGGTGGAAAAAATAGTGGCGCCGGTGGCTTCCGACGCACCGGTCGGTGACCGCCTGTGCATGGCCCATTCAGGCACTTTGGTGACCTATGGACAGGGTATTGGCGTGGTGACGGCCACCGGCACGGCCACCGAGATCGGTCGCATCAGTACGCTGTTAGCGCAAGTCGGTGCGCGCGCGACGCCCTTGCTGGTTAAGATCGAGCAATTCGCCCGCTGGTTGACTGCCATCATCCTGGGCGCGGCGGCGGCGACTTTTGCCTTCGGCTGGCTGACCCGCGGTCTGGATCTGAAAGAAACGTTCATGGCGGCGGTAAGCCTGGCAGTCGCGGCGATCCCGGAAGGTTTGCCGGCCATCGTCACCATCACCTTGGCGGTCGGGGTGCAGCGCATGGCGAAGCGCAATGCCATCCTGCGCAAGCTACCGGCGGTGGAAACCCTGGGCTCGGTCACCGTGATCTGCTCCGATAAGACCGGCACCTTGACCCGCAACGAAATGACCGTGCATACGGTGGTGACGGCCGATGATGAAATCCGCGTGGGCGGCGCGGGTTACCGTCCGCAGGGCGGCTTTAGCCGGAACGGCATCGCCGCCTTAGTGACCGCGGACCTGCCGCATCTCCTGGAGTTGGCCCGGGCCGGCTTGCTATGCAACGACGCGACCCTACACGAGGAGAATGGCGGCTGGCGGCTGGACGGCGATCCCACCGAGGGTGCGCTGGTGACTCTGGCGTACAAAGCCGGTTTGAATCCCGCGTTCGAACAGGAAGCCCTTCCGCGGATCGACGCCATCCCGTTCGAATCCCAGCATCGCTTCATGGCCACCTTGCACCGCGACCTTTCCGGCCATGGGTTGATCTTTTTGAAGGGAGCTCCGGAAGTGGTGTTGGAGCGTTGCCATCGGCAACGCCGTCAAGGGCAGGACGAGCCCATCGACCCCGCGCTTTGGCACCGAAGGACCACGGAGATCGCCGCCCGCGGGCAGCGTCTTCTGGCGCTCGCCGTTAAGCCTCTGGCCAAACCAGCCGAAGCGCTGACCTTCGAAGACACCGAAGGCGGCTTCACCCTGCTGGGGGTAGTGGGCATGCTCGATCCGGCACGACCGGAAGCGGTGGAAGCGGTGGCCCGCTGCCTAAGCGCCGGCATACGCGTCAAGATGATCACCGGCGATCATGCCGTCACCGCCTGCGCGGTGGGTGCCGAACTTGGCATCGGCGACGGCACGCGGGCGCTGACCGGCACCGAAATCGAAGGACTCGATGCGCCAGCCTTACGGCGCGCAGTGGGGGAGGTCGATGTATTCGCCCGCGCCAGCCCGGAACACAAGTTACGCCTCGTGAAGGCCCTGCGCGAAGCAGGTCACGTGGTATCGATGACCGGCGATGGCGTAAACGATGCCCCGGCCCTGAAGGCCGCCCATATCGGCGTGGCCATGGGGCAGCGGGGCACCGAGGTCGCTAAGGAAGCCGCCGACATGGTGCTGGCCGACGACAATTTCGCGACCATCGCCGCCGCCGTGGAGGAAGGGCGTACGGTCTACGATAACCTGCGCAAGACCCTGTTGTTCATCATGCCGACCAATGGGGGTGAAGGCGGGGTGATCATCGCCGCGATCCTCTTAAGGCACGGCCCTTCCGGTCACCCCCTTGCAGATCCTTTGGGTTAA
- a CDS encoding cation transporting ATPase C-terminal domain-containing protein, which translates to MTLALTLAFEPPEGDLMRRPPRPPGEPLVTGYMLWRIGYVSLLLVGATLGLYRWEIGQGASVELARTAAVNALVAGEGVYLINSRFFLAPSLSLRAWFGNRYAVLAIGILIGLQLVFTYAPFLQKAFGARGLSGEAWLRIVGAALAIFLAVELEKTLVRGWGTARPVAIPMCGSTRAVGTLAVLLGLTVGGQWLVTVWRVCEMFANGNTVTTLGLVFAGIAVALAGALLLDALATVWERGAATTALNLLAAAALLGSAWHAPAYPFEPEQLPWLLVSATALLALGAVVLALSFTLRRERP; encoded by the coding sequence GTGACGCTGGCGCTGACCTTGGCCTTCGAGCCACCGGAAGGCGATCTCATGCGGCGTCCGCCACGGCCACCGGGGGAGCCCCTGGTGACGGGCTATATGCTGTGGCGGATCGGCTATGTCTCCCTGCTCCTGGTCGGGGCGACCCTGGGGCTCTATCGATGGGAGATCGGCCAGGGGGCGTCAGTGGAGTTGGCGCGCACCGCGGCGGTCAACGCCTTGGTCGCCGGTGAAGGGGTCTATCTGATCAACAGCCGCTTCTTCCTGGCGCCGAGCCTTTCATTGCGCGCCTGGTTCGGCAACCGGTACGCCGTGCTAGCCATCGGCATTTTGATTGGCTTGCAATTGGTATTCACCTATGCGCCGTTCCTGCAGAAAGCCTTCGGCGCCCGCGGCTTGAGCGGCGAAGCCTGGCTGCGGATCGTGGGGGCGGCGCTGGCTATATTTCTGGCGGTCGAGTTGGAAAAGACGCTGGTCCGCGGCTGGGGAACGGCGAGGCCGGTGGCCATCCCGATGTGCGGTTCGACCCGCGCCGTAGGGACGTTGGCCGTGCTGCTGGGCCTAACGGTGGGCGGGCAATGGCTCGTGACCGTGTGGCGAGTGTGTGAGATGTTCGCCAACGGAAACACCGTCACCACCCTGGGCTTGGTGTTTGCCGGGATCGCTGTCGCGCTTGCCGGCGCCTTGCTCCTAGACGCCTTGGCAACGGTCTGGGAGCGGGGTGCGGCAACCACAGCGTTGAACTTGCTTGCCGCGGCGGCGCTGCTCGGAAGCGCCTGGCACGCGCCCGCTTACCCCTTCGAGCCGGAACAGCTGCCTTGGCTGCTCGTCAGCGCCACGGCGCTGCTCGCCCTCGGCGCTGTGGTGCTCGCGTTGTCGTTCACGCTGCGCCGTGAGCGCCCTTAA
- a CDS encoding cation:proton antiporter: MEHDAHTFFLHLLLILVAARLGAELAAWGRLPPVVGELSAGAVLGPTALGWVEPSPVIRLLAEIGIVLLLFEAGLETDVRQLLRAGIKASVVAVAGFAWPFALGFTIAYYGFQRPLLESLFVGGTLTATSIGITLRVLTDLRRQHSHVARLVLGAAVIDDILGVVLLALLYQFSSSGSIDLVRAGRLLLLIGAFFLAAPVAARWISLVVRHLDRTTEVPGLIPTAVVSLLLGFAYLAEEVGAPELLGGFAAGLALSRRFFLPFGLAMSADPGFAERIDAQMRPIIGLLVPVFFVMVGLSLNFRAVDWHSPFIWTFFPALLGAALVGKLISAVPIRESWATRLAIGLAMVPRGEVGLIFAELGRTSGIFDDEVYAALITTIALTTLGSPLLLKAYFQRFQHRLEAVDGTH; this comes from the coding sequence ATGGAACACGATGCGCACACGTTCTTTTTGCACCTCCTGCTGATCCTCGTGGCGGCGCGCCTTGGCGCCGAACTGGCGGCCTGGGGCCGCTTGCCGCCGGTGGTGGGCGAGCTTTCGGCCGGCGCGGTATTGGGGCCGACCGCGCTCGGCTGGGTCGAACCCAGCCCGGTGATCCGCCTGTTGGCGGAAATCGGCATCGTGCTCCTCCTGTTCGAGGCCGGGCTCGAAACCGATGTCCGACAACTGCTACGGGCGGGCATCAAGGCGTCGGTGGTCGCAGTCGCCGGTTTCGCCTGGCCTTTCGCCTTAGGCTTCACCATCGCCTACTACGGCTTCCAAAGGCCGCTCCTGGAATCCCTGTTTGTGGGCGGAACCCTCACGGCCACCAGTATCGGCATCACCCTGCGGGTGCTCACCGATCTCCGTCGCCAGCACTCCCACGTGGCGCGGCTGGTTCTCGGAGCAGCGGTGATCGACGACATCCTGGGCGTGGTATTGCTGGCATTGCTTTATCAATTTTCCTCGAGCGGGAGCATCGACCTGGTCCGCGCCGGACGCCTCCTGCTCTTGATCGGCGCCTTCTTCTTGGCGGCGCCCGTGGCTGCCCGATGGATTTCCCTGGTCGTCCGCCACTTGGACCGCACTACCGAGGTGCCGGGGCTGATCCCAACCGCCGTGGTGTCCCTGCTGTTAGGGTTTGCCTATCTCGCGGAAGAGGTTGGCGCCCCGGAACTGCTGGGTGGCTTCGCCGCCGGCTTAGCCCTGTCGCGGCGGTTCTTTCTGCCTTTCGGCCTGGCCATGAGCGCGGATCCGGGCTTCGCTGAGCGCATCGACGCGCAGATGCGCCCCATCATTGGCCTCCTCGTGCCGGTCTTCTTCGTCATGGTCGGCTTGTCCTTGAACTTCCGCGCGGTGGACTGGCACTCGCCATTCATTTGGACCTTCTTCCCAGCGCTGCTCGGCGCGGCCCTGGTAGGAAAGCTGATCAGTGCCGTACCGATCCGCGAAAGCTGGGCGACGCGCTTGGCCATCGGCTTGGCCATGGTGCCCCGTGGCGAAGTGGGGCTGATCTTCGCAGAGCTGGGCCGCACTTCGGGGATCTTTGACGATGAAGTCTATGCCGCCTTGATCACCACCATCGCCCTGACCACCCTGGGTTCCCCTCTGCTGCTCAAAGCCTATTTTCAGCGCTTCCAGCACCGGCTGGAGGCCGTCGATGGGACCCATTAA
- the minC gene encoding septum site-determining protein MinC, translating to MPPKTPESHDPIVALDIKAGTITLPILKLFTADLVAIGVQLEEKLRRAPDFFRHAPVVVDLGELGDEPVDFPALAQLLRRLDLVPAGVRGGNARQRDAACQSHWAVLAEMRQESAPPPPPRSTPAINGNKFIQQPVRSGQRIYAQGGDLIVHAPISAGAEVMADGNIHVYGSLRGRALAGAQGNPEARIFCSDLQAELVGIGGNYKISESFDDTLRGKPVQIYLQGDSLIIEPL from the coding sequence ATGCCCCCCAAGACCCCCGAATCGCACGATCCGATCGTGGCGCTCGACATCAAGGCCGGCACGATCACCTTGCCGATTCTCAAGCTATTTACCGCCGACCTGGTGGCGATCGGCGTTCAGCTGGAAGAAAAATTGCGCCGGGCGCCGGACTTTTTCCGCCACGCACCGGTGGTGGTCGATCTCGGGGAGCTGGGCGACGAGCCGGTCGATTTTCCGGCCCTGGCGCAACTGCTTCGCCGCCTCGACCTGGTCCCGGCGGGGGTACGGGGCGGCAATGCCCGGCAACGGGACGCGGCCTGCCAGTCCCACTGGGCGGTGTTGGCCGAGATGCGGCAGGAGAGCGCGCCGCCTCCCCCGCCGCGGTCCACGCCGGCCATCAACGGCAACAAATTCATCCAGCAACCGGTTCGTTCCGGCCAACGCATTTACGCCCAGGGCGGCGATTTGATCGTGCACGCGCCCATCAGCGCCGGCGCGGAGGTGATGGCCGATGGCAACATCCATGTGTACGGTAGCCTGCGGGGCCGGGCCCTAGCCGGCGCTCAGGGCAACCCCGAGGCGCGGATCTTTTGTTCCGACCTGCAGGCCGAGCTGGTCGGCATCGGCGGCAATTACAAGATCAGCGAGAGCTTCGATGACACGTTACGCGGTAAGCCGGTGCAGATCTACCTGCAAGGCGATTCCCTGATCATCGAACCTTTATAA
- the minD gene encoding septum site-determining protein MinD has product MARIIVVTSGKGGVGKTTTSAALSMGFALKGHRTAVIDFDIGLRNLDLIMGCERRVVYDFVNVINREATLNQALIRDKRCDLLYVLPASQTRDKEALTQEGVERVLNELAENFEYIVCDSPAGIERGAQLAMYFADDAVVVTNPEVASVRDSDRMLGILASKSRRAELGQDPIKEYLLLTRYSPQRVKLGEMLSVDDVQEILSLHLLGVIPESKAVLNASNAGMPVILDEKSDAGQAYSDVVRRYLGENVPYRFLEEERKGLFSRLFRG; this is encoded by the coding sequence GTGGCAAGAATCATCGTCGTGACTTCCGGCAAGGGCGGGGTTGGCAAAACCACCACCAGCGCCGCCCTCTCCATGGGCTTCGCCCTCAAGGGCCATCGTACCGCCGTGATCGATTTCGACATCGGTCTTCGCAACCTTGACCTCATCATGGGGTGCGAACGCCGGGTAGTCTATGATTTCGTCAACGTGATCAACCGGGAAGCCACCTTGAACCAGGCGCTCATCCGCGATAAGCGTTGCGACCTCCTCTACGTGCTGCCCGCTTCCCAAACGCGCGACAAGGAGGCCCTGACCCAGGAAGGGGTGGAGCGGGTGCTCAATGAACTCGCGGAGAATTTCGAGTACATCGTCTGCGATTCGCCCGCCGGCATCGAGCGGGGCGCCCAGCTGGCCATGTATTTTGCCGACGACGCGGTAGTGGTCACCAACCCGGAGGTGGCCTCGGTGCGGGACTCCGACCGCATGCTCGGCATTCTCGCCAGCAAATCCCGCCGCGCGGAACTAGGCCAGGACCCCATCAAGGAGTATCTCCTGTTGACCCGCTATTCGCCGCAGCGGGTCAAGTTGGGCGAAATGCTCAGCGTGGACGACGTGCAGGAAATTCTGTCCTTGCACCTCTTAGGCGTCATTCCCGAATCGAAGGCGGTGCTCAACGCCTCCAATGCCGGCATGCCGGTCATCCTCGACGAAAAAAGCGATGCCGGGCAAGCCTACTCGGACGTGGTCCGCCGCTATCTGGGCGAGAACGTCCCCTATCGCTTCCTCGAAGAGGAAAGGAAGGGTCTATTCAGCCGATTGTTCAGGGGGTGA
- the minE gene encoding cell division topological specificity factor MinE: MGLLDYFRSARPSSAAIAKERLQILVAHERSQRDKPDYLVALQRDLLDVVRKYVNVDQDAITVTMEQDDKREVLELNIVLPDESESKRGSLANKPR, from the coding sequence ATGGGCCTATTGGATTACTTTCGCAGCGCGCGGCCCTCAAGTGCAGCCATCGCCAAGGAACGGCTGCAGATTCTGGTAGCCCACGAGCGCTCTCAACGCGACAAACCGGATTATCTCGTCGCCCTGCAAAGGGACTTACTGGATGTGGTCCGCAAATATGTCAACGTGGATCAGGATGCCATCACCGTGACCATGGAACAGGACGATAAGCGCGAAGTGCTGGAGCTGAACATCGTCCTGCCCGACGAAAGCGAATCGAAGCGCGGTTCCCTAGCGAACAAGCCGCGTTAG
- a CDS encoding winged helix-turn-helix domain-containing protein: protein MSVDLNETVGSAAGKVWTFLSENGQASATKLAESTGLDRNDVQRAIGWLAREGKLTVELKGKNEFFSLVRG from the coding sequence ATGAGCGTCGACCTGAACGAAACCGTCGGCAGCGCCGCCGGGAAAGTCTGGACCTTTTTGAGCGAGAATGGCCAGGCCAGCGCCACCAAGCTGGCCGAGAGCACGGGGCTGGACCGGAACGACGTGCAGCGGGCCATCGGATGGCTCGCGCGAGAGGGAAAGCTCACCGTGGAACTCAAGGGGAAAAACGAGTTTTTTAGCCTGGTCCGTGGGTAA
- a CDS encoding phenylacetate--CoA ligase family protein: MLGRSTFALLANLEKTQWLSRDQIEQLQLNRLTELLRIAHAHCPWHAERIQAAGLVLEPGRTLTLDEFRRLPTMTKADASAHRERLVWRQVPGGLHRFNTGGSSGQPLIFYYGRARQAADVASRLRAHRWWGVEPGDPEVFLWGAPIELNGTDFLKTLRDRLFNQLLLNAFAMSEARMDDYLGTLQRFDPVNLFGYASSLALLAAHAKRRGRIPRLKRLKLVCTTGEPLYPQQRRLIEEVFGVPVSNEYGCRDGGTIALESPDGQLLVNSETLLLEILDPQGRPVAPGEIGEAVITNLYSEAQPFIRYRTGDMVRRSAESCKAGRGLPVIAEVIGRTTDFIVRPDGTIMHALAVIYVLRAIEGIDEFKIIQPATDRLEVLIRPSPTWTDRAKDTIVGQLRQRMGSPVAVDIALVERIAPEASGKHRYVVSHVALPDTLELRE; this comes from the coding sequence TTGCTCGGACGCTCCACCTTCGCCCTGCTGGCGAATCTCGAAAAAACCCAGTGGCTGTCCCGGGACCAGATCGAACAGCTGCAACTTAACCGCTTGACCGAGTTGCTGCGCATCGCCCATGCCCATTGCCCTTGGCATGCGGAGCGGATCCAGGCCGCCGGGTTGGTGCTTGAGCCCGGACGCACCCTCACCCTGGACGAATTCCGGCGGCTTCCCACCATGACCAAGGCGGACGCCTCCGCCCATCGCGAGCGGCTGGTGTGGCGGCAGGTGCCCGGCGGGTTGCACCGCTTCAACACCGGCGGGTCGAGCGGCCAACCCTTGATCTTCTACTACGGCAGGGCACGCCAGGCCGCCGACGTGGCCAGCCGGCTACGAGCCCACCGCTGGTGGGGCGTCGAACCGGGGGACCCAGAGGTGTTTCTGTGGGGGGCGCCGATAGAGCTCAACGGCACCGATTTTCTCAAGACCCTGCGGGATCGGCTGTTCAACCAGCTGCTCCTCAACGCCTTCGCCATGTCCGAGGCGCGCATGGACGATTATCTCGGGACCCTTCAGCGCTTCGACCCGGTGAACCTGTTCGGCTATGCCAGCAGCCTGGCGCTGCTCGCGGCCCATGCCAAGCGCCGCGGACGGATTCCGCGGCTCAAGCGTTTGAAACTGGTCTGCACCACCGGTGAACCCTTGTACCCACAGCAACGCCGCCTGATCGAGGAAGTGTTCGGGGTGCCGGTTTCCAACGAATACGGCTGCCGGGATGGGGGCACCATCGCGCTGGAATCACCGGACGGCCAGCTGCTCGTCAACAGCGAAACCCTGCTGTTGGAAATCCTCGATCCTCAGGGTCGTCCCGTGGCCCCCGGCGAGATCGGCGAGGCGGTGATCACCAATCTCTACTCCGAGGCCCAGCCGTTCATCCGCTACCGGACCGGCGACATGGTGCGCCGCTCGGCGGAGTCCTGCAAGGCAGGCCGGGGTTTGCCGGTGATCGCCGAGGTAATAGGCAGAACCACCGACTTCATCGTGCGGCCCGACGGTACCATCATGCATGCGCTCGCGGTCATCTACGTGTTGCGGGCCATCGAAGGCATCGACGAGTTCAAGATCATCCAGCCCGCGACCGACCGGCTGGAAGTTTTGATCCGCCCGTCGCCCACCTGGACGGATCGGGCCAAGGACACCATCGTGGGACAGCTGCGGCAACGCATGGGGAGCCCGGTGGCGGTGGACATCGCGCTGGTGGAGAGGATTGCCCCGGAAGCCTCCGGCAAGCACCGCTATGTCGTGAGCCACGTTGCCCTACCCGACACCCTGGAGCTTCGGGAGTAG
- a CDS encoding DUF364 domain-containing protein has product MPSPVELYQLLIGYAAVPEPVEEVLIGPVWTLCRTARGVGLAMSPTTPTRTLTWSGTLSGRPVAELAAWVRDWEPYAAAVGMATINAALAELAAPPTAVPLETATVLPANLAVFEHFLPELAGRRVAVVGHYPGIEALSAHCRLTVLERQPEPGDLPDAACEYVLPEADWVFLTASAITNKTFPRLAELAKGARTVLMGPTTPWLPELAAWGIDILAGIEVLDPVALRQTVAEGGGVRIFQGPVRYRIAALDAALRLTWLKDRIAALFAEKEKLDRAMETWYLTRRERFPDWARLESVRDRLSLLDTAYKALWDAQHGA; this is encoded by the coding sequence ATGCCCAGCCCGGTGGAGCTGTACCAACTCTTGATCGGCTACGCCGCGGTGCCGGAACCGGTGGAAGAAGTCCTCATCGGTCCGGTGTGGACCTTATGCCGTACCGCGCGGGGTGTCGGACTGGCGATGAGCCCGACGACCCCGACCCGCACCTTGACCTGGTCCGGCACCCTAAGCGGCCGACCGGTCGCCGAATTGGCCGCTTGGGTCCGGGACTGGGAGCCCTATGCGGCCGCCGTGGGCATGGCAACCATCAACGCCGCCCTGGCCGAGCTCGCCGCGCCGCCCACCGCCGTCCCGTTGGAAACGGCCACCGTGCTGCCAGCGAACCTGGCGGTGTTCGAGCATTTCCTGCCGGAACTGGCGGGGCGCCGAGTGGCGGTGGTCGGCCATTACCCCGGTATCGAGGCCCTCTCCGCCCATTGCCGGCTCACGGTACTGGAGCGCCAGCCGGAACCGGGGGACCTACCCGATGCCGCCTGTGAATACGTGTTACCCGAGGCCGATTGGGTGTTCCTCACCGCCAGCGCCATCACCAACAAGACCTTCCCCCGCCTCGCCGAGCTGGCCAAAGGGGCGCGCACGGTGTTGATGGGCCCCACCACCCCGTGGCTGCCCGAATTGGCGGCCTGGGGTATTGACATCCTGGCCGGGATAGAGGTGCTCGACCCGGTCGCCCTGCGCCAGACCGTGGCCGAAGGTGGCGGAGTCAGGATCTTCCAGGGACCGGTTCGTTACCGGATCGCGGCGCTGGACGCCGCTTTGCGGCTGACCTGGCTCAAGGACCGGATCGCCGCGCTGTTCGCCGAAAAGGAAAAGCTCGACCGGGCCATGGAGACTTGGTACCTAACCCGCCGCGAGCGCTTTCCCGACTGGGCCCGCCTGGAAAGCGTGCGCGACCGCCTATCGCTGCTGGACACGGCCTACAAGGCCCTGTGGGACGCCCAACACGGCGCCTGA
- a CDS encoding DUF2231 domain-containing protein, which produces MFSDFLIPAGVWNGLPELHGGGDHGSGSGLVGLLDALLDTLNQTLESSGSWKPLAGIAALGSNVHPMIVHFPIAFLSAFLLLEVLGLLARSGALRQAASGMLYLGALGAVAAVAAGLIAADTVPHGETVHRLMEWHERLGLTVAFLSVVLALWRALSRARLSIMAEALHLFLAGIIVTCLLFGADLGGLMVYQYGVGVQSLQTDDDHHRHADTHAHDHVHSVTGGAVVHPATP; this is translated from the coding sequence ATGTTCAGTGATTTCTTGATTCCGGCGGGCGTTTGGAACGGGTTGCCGGAGCTGCACGGTGGGGGGGACCACGGGAGTGGGTCGGGCTTGGTGGGGCTGCTCGATGCCCTGCTTGACACCCTCAACCAGACCCTAGAATCGAGCGGCTCCTGGAAACCTCTGGCCGGGATCGCGGCGCTGGGCTCCAACGTCCATCCCATGATCGTGCATTTCCCCATCGCCTTCCTGAGCGCCTTTCTGCTGCTCGAGGTCCTGGGACTCCTGGCGCGCAGCGGAGCGCTGCGACAGGCTGCCAGCGGGATGCTTTACCTCGGCGCCCTGGGGGCCGTGGCCGCCGTTGCGGCGGGACTGATCGCGGCGGATACGGTACCCCACGGCGAAACCGTACATCGCCTTATGGAATGGCATGAACGCCTGGGCTTGACGGTGGCCTTCCTGTCCGTGGTCCTGGCGCTGTGGCGGGCGCTGTCGCGGGCCCGCTTGTCGATCATGGCGGAAGCGTTGCACCTGTTTCTAGCGGGGATCATCGTCACCTGTCTTTTGTTCGGCGCCGATCTCGGGGGGCTGATGGTCTACCAGTACGGGGTCGGGGTGCAAAGCCTGCAGACCGACGACGACCACCACCGCCATGCCGATACCCACGCCCACGACCATGTCCATAGCGTCACCGGCGGGGCCGTCGTGCACCCAGCGACTCCGTAA